In Maridesulfovibrio bastinii DSM 16055, the genomic window AAAATCTGCCCTTGAATGCAGCGTCCGTTACCTTGCTAATGATCTCGGCAAGAACAATGTCCGGGTTAATGCTATCAGCGCAGGTCCTATCAAAACACTGGCTGCATCCGGTATTTCCGGCTTTAAATCCATCTTCAAGCATATTGAAGACCGTGCTCCGCTTGGAAGAAACGTAACTACTGAAAACGTAGGTAAAACTGCCTGTTATCTCGCTTCTGATCTTGCAGACGGCGTAACAGGAGAAGTTCATTACGTAGACTGCGGTTACCGCAATATGGGCATTTAAAAATATTATACCGATTTTAATTTTAATCGGTTCATAATGCGCTGCCGTCATTTAAATGAAGGCAGCGCATTTGACGTTTTTTCTAAGTGATCTGTCTCAGTGTTGAATTTGTTTACTAATTAAAAAAACACTGATCAGATTTCCTGTGTAAGACCATAAATTTCTGAAAATCTTGATTTAACTCTTAATCTGACATAGAGTGCTTGACACCTAAGGGGAAAGAGTCTATCAACTCTTTCTTTCGCCTTGCCCTTTATCAAAAGGAGAGGGCCATAGACCACAAGGAGGTTTTATTTAAATGCTCAAAAAGTATGAAACACTTTTGCTTTTGAGCCCCGAACTGGCAAGTGATAACCGCACTGCTCTGGTTGAAGGGTTCACCGCCATCATTGAACGTGAAGGCGGACAGATCAATGAAGTAGATGATTGGGGTTCCCGTCAGCTGGCCTACCCTGTTCAGAAACAGTCCCGTGGCTACTACGTCCGTCTGGACTATGTTGCTCCAGGTGCAACTGTTGCAGAACTCGAACGTAACATCCGCATTGCCGATGGCGTGTTCAAATTCGTTACCGTCAAACTTGACGACAGCGTAAAGGCTCAGGAGGAAGCTTAATCATGGCATTCAAAAGAAAATTCACACCGAAAAGGAAATTCTGCCGTTTCTGCGCAGATAAAAATCTTCCTTTGGACTACAAACGTCCTGATATTCTGAAAGATTTTGTAACCGAACGCGGTAAAATCATCGCTCGTAGAATTACTGGAACATGTGCAAAGCACCAGCGTCAGCTTACTACCGAGATCAAGCGTTCAAGGCAGATGGCTCTTATGTTTTACACTACTGTGCATAGCACTGACGTTAAGAAAAAGAGCATCTAAGGGGGCTTATCAATGAAACTTATTTTACGTGCTGATGTCGACGCTCTCGGCAGCCTCGGCGAAATTGTTTCCGTTAAGCCCGGTTACGGTCGCAATTACCTGATTCCTCAGGGACTTGCCATGCCCGCATCTGAAGCTAACATCAAACAGTTCGAACTTGAAAAGAAAAGACTGCAGGCTCTGGCCGACAGTGTTCGCGCTGAAGCTGAAGCCATGGCTGAAAAGCTCGCAGCAGCTGTTATCAAAATTGAAGTTCGTGTAGGTGAAGGTGACAAACTGTACGGTTCCGTTACAGCCACCAACATCTCCGAAACTCTTGCTGAGCAGGGAATTGAAGTCGATCGCAGAAAAATTATGCTTTCCGACCCAATCCGTTCACTTGGCGAATATGAAATTGAAGTCAAGCTTCACCCCGCAGTTCGTGGTGAAATTAAAGTTGCGGTAACCAAGCATGGAAAAATCGAGGAAGAACCCGAATCAGAGCCCACAGTTGAAGAAACAGCAGTGGAATCAGAAGAGGCGTAACTCCAATTATAATTCGGGCGAAGCTTCTGAAGCTTCGTCCGATCTTTTAAGAAAAGTTCCACCACACAATCTGGAAGCAGAACAGGCTGTGCTTGGTGGTGTTTTTGTTAATAACCTCATATTCAACGATCTTGTCGACATTATCAATGCCGATGATTTCTACTCTCCCACACATCAGGTAATTTTCAGAGCGTTTGAGACTCTGTATTCCCGCAACACTCCTATAGATCTGGTAACGGTCAACAACTATCTGACTGAAATTGGAGAAATAGAAAGTGCCGGCGGACCTGTATATCTGGCAGAACTTGCAAACTCGGTTTTCAGCTCGGCTAATGCCCTGCATCATGCGGAAATCGTATCTGACAAATCCATACAGAGAAATCTGATAAATACTGCAAGCAATATCATAACCGACTGTTTTGAAACTGCTAACGTCAAAGAACTTCTTGACCATTCAGAACAGGCTGTTTTTGATATTACCGATGCTAAAAAAGGTTCCACTGTCAAAGGCAGTCAGGAACTGATTAAAGACGTTTTCAAAGAACTTGAAAGAA contains:
- the rplI gene encoding 50S ribosomal protein L9, translating into MKLILRADVDALGSLGEIVSVKPGYGRNYLIPQGLAMPASEANIKQFELEKKRLQALADSVRAEAEAMAEKLAAAVIKIEVRVGEGDKLYGSVTATNISETLAEQGIEVDRRKIMLSDPIRSLGEYEIEVKLHPAVRGEIKVAVTKHGKIEEEPESEPTVEETAVESEEA
- the rpsF gene encoding 30S ribosomal protein S6, whose protein sequence is MLKKYETLLLLSPELASDNRTALVEGFTAIIEREGGQINEVDDWGSRQLAYPVQKQSRGYYVRLDYVAPGATVAELERNIRIADGVFKFVTVKLDDSVKAQEEA
- the rpsR gene encoding 30S ribosomal protein S18, giving the protein MAFKRKFTPKRKFCRFCADKNLPLDYKRPDILKDFVTERGKIIARRITGTCAKHQRQLTTEIKRSRQMALMFYTTVHSTDVKKKSI